A genomic region of Arachis stenosperma cultivar V10309 chromosome 9, arast.V10309.gnm1.PFL2, whole genome shotgun sequence contains the following coding sequences:
- the LOC130949860 gene encoding zinc finger BED domain-containing protein RICESLEEPER 3-like: MSSTNIDVVTQDVAAEEQKQKPPVEATANFIPDESASIENSNKLSVKNVYWQYFTRFQEEKEWKAKCNHCKSVLGANPRNETTNLKNHMLHYCKMIKLANSRCIAKVICMHEYPLSFVKHVGMKEVYASMQPTFKVPSQNTIKKDIIKMYELEKLNMTKLMDVNDSRVAVTTDM, translated from the exons ATGTCAAGTACCAATATAGATGTAGTGACACAAGATGTGGCTGcagaagaacaaaaacaaaaacctCCGGTGGAAGCAACTGCTAATTTTATTCCAGATGAGTCTGCTTCGATTGAAAATAGCAACAAATTGAGTGTGAAGAATGTTTATTGGCAATACTTTACTCGATTTCAAGAGGAAAAAGAATGGAAGGCAAAATGTAACCATTgcaaatctgttcttggagccAATCCAAGAAATGAAACTACAAATTTGAAGAATCACATGCTCCACTATTGTAAAATGATCAAATTAGCAAATTCTAG GTGTATTGCCAAGGTCATATGTATGCATGAGTACCCTTTATCTTTTGTGAAACATGTTGGAATGAAGGAAGTATATGCATCAATGCAACCAACTTTTAAGGTGCCTAGTCAAAACACAATCAAGAAGGACATTATTAAAATGTATGAGTTGGAGAAGCTTAATATGACTAAGCTAATGGATGTAAATGATAGTCGAGTAGCAGTTACAACCGACATGTGA
- the LOC130950829 gene encoding histone-lysine N-methyltransferase ASHH3 — protein MPTMKKNSEQTSLGLVFSKLAEEIGEPVDFELPEWFNKCKPMPVTFIKRNIYLTKRVKRRLDDDGIFCSCTSSPGSSAVCGKDCHCGMLLSSCSSGCKCGVSCLNKPFQHRPIKKMKLVQTEKCGSGIVADEDIKQGEFVIEYVGEVIDDKTCEERLWNMKLRGVTNFYLCEINRDMVIDATYKGNKSRYINHSCCPNTEMQKWIIDGETRIGIFATRDIRKGEHLTYDYQFVQFGADQDCHCGANMCRRKLGVKPTKPKTSSDAALNLFGDQVYQNGGLHIGNSRLFCQSNCLRNCIGEVVRIRHLDIIRFGIIKRFHEYSKKHSIMFEDGRVEFFDMSKEDWELVTL, from the exons ATGCCTACCATGAAGAAG AATTCTGAACAAACATCTTTAGGGTTAGTATTTAGCAAATTGGCAGAGGAGATTGGTGAACCTGTCGACTTTGAACTTCCAGAATGGTTTAATAAGTGCAAGCCAATGCCAGTAACATTTATAAAACGCA atatataTCTGACAAAAAGGGTTAAAAGAAGGCTTGATGACGATGGCATATTTTGTTCTTGTACATCATCACCTGGATCTTCTGCTGTATGCGGTAAAGATTGCCACTGTGG GATGCTTCTGTCTAGCTGCTCTTCAGGCTGTAAATGTGGGGTTTCCTGTCTTAACAAACCATTCCAGCATCGACCCATCAAAAAGATGAAATTAGTTCAG ACTGAGAAATGTGGTTCTGGAATTGTGGCGGATGAAGATATCAAGCAAGGAGAATTTGTGATAGAATATGTTGGAGAAG TCATTGATGACAAAACATGTGAAGAAAGATTATGGAACATGAAACTTCGTGGGGTGACAAACTTCTACCTATGTGAAATAAATCGAGATATGGTGATCGATGCAACATATAAAGGAAACAAATCAAGATATATCAATCATAGTTGCTGTCCTAATACTGAGATGCAGAAATG GATAATTGACGGTGAAACGAGAATTGGCATATTCGCAACGCGCGACATAAGGAAAGGCGAACATCTGACATATGATTATCA GTTTGTCCAGTTTGGTGCGGATCAGGATTGCCACTGCGGGGCTAATATGTGCAGGCGTAAGCTTGGTGTGAAACCTACCAAGCCTAAAACTTCTTCAGATGCTGCATTAAATTTATTCGGAGACCAG GTTTATCAGAATGGAGGTTTGCATATTG GAAATTCCCGCCTCTTTTGCCAATCAAACTGCCTTCGCAATTGCATTGGTGAAGTTGTTAGAATCAGACACCTTGATATCATAAG GTTCGGGATTATTAAGCGGTTTCATGAATATTCGAAGAAACACTCC ATCATGTTTGAGGATGGACGTGTCGAATTTTTTGACATGTCCAAGGAAGATTGGGAACTGGTTACATTGTGA